A window of the Pungitius pungitius chromosome 3, fPunPun2.1, whole genome shotgun sequence genome harbors these coding sequences:
- the aldoca gene encoding fructose-bisphosphate aldolase C-A produces the protein MTHQSPTLSEAQKRELHETALRIVSPGKGILAADESVGSIAKRLAQVGVDNTEENRRQYRQILFSADDRINGCIGGVIFFHETLYQQTDNGVPFVKMIRERGIMVGVKVDKGVVPLAGTCGETTTQGLDGLSERIAQYKKDGAVFAKWRCVLKISDTNPSKLAIAENANVLARYSSICQQHGIVPIIEPEILPDGDHDLKRSQYITEKVLAAVYKAMSDHHVYLEGSLLKPNMVTAGHSCSTKYTPEEVAMATVTTLRRTVPPAVTGVAFLSGGQSEEEASVHLNAINNCPLVKPWVLTFSFGRALQASALRAWRGHKENEKAATEQFIKRAEANSLACQGKYNGGDNYGESGQRSYGSCHAY, from the exons ATGACGCACCAGTCCCCAACACTCTCCGAGGCGCAGAAGAGGGAGCTGCATGAGACCGCTCTACGCATAGTTTCCCCGGGGAAGGGCATCTTGGCTGCAGATGAATCTGTGG GCAGCATAGCCAAGCGCCTGGCCCAGGTCGGGGTGGATAACACGGAGGAGAACCGCAGACAGTACCGGCAGATTCTCTTCAGCGCAGACGACCGCATCAACGGCTGCATCGGAGGGGTCATCTTCTTCCACGAGACGCTGTACCAGCAGACTGATAACGGCGTCCCCTTCGTCAAAATGATCAGGGAGAGGGGCATCATGGTCGGCGTCAAG GTTGACAAGGGTGTCGTCCCCCTGGCAGGAACTTGTGGAGAAACCACCACTCAGG GTCTGGACGGATTGTCAGAGCGCATTGCGCAGTACAAAAAGGACGGAGCTGTCTTTGCAAAGTGGCGCTGTGTGCTTAAAATCAGCGACACCAATCCATCTAAACTGGCTATTGCAGAAAATGCAAACGTTCTTGCGCGCTACTCCAGCATCTGCCAGCAG CACGGCATTGTGCCAATCATCGAGCCGGAGATTTTGCCTGATGGAGATCATGACCTGAAACGCAGCCAGTACATCACTGAGAAG GTCCTGGCTGCAGTGTACAAGGCCATGTCGGACCACCATGTGTACCTGGAGGGCAGTCTCCTCAAACCCAACATGGTCACCGCTGGACACAGCTGCTCCACTAAATACACTCCAGAGGAGGTTGCTATGGCAACCGTCACCACCTTGCGCCGCACCGTTCCCCCGGCGGTCACAG GAGTGGCTTTTCTCTCGGGCGgtcagagtgaggaggaggcctcTGTCCACCTCAATGCCATCAACAACTGCCCTCTGGTCAAACCCTGGGTCCTAACGTTCTCCTTCGGCCGAGCCCTGCAAGCGTCTGCACTCAGAGCCTGGAGAGGACACAAAGAGAACGAGAAAGCCGCCACGGAGCAGTTCATCAAGAGGGCAGAG GCGAACAGTCTGGCCTGTCAAGGGAAGTACAACGGCGGGGATAATTACGGCGAGTCTGGCCAGCGCAGCTACGGCTCCTGTCACGCATACTGA
- the srsf1a gene encoding serine/arginine-rich splicing factor 1A, which produces MSGVVRGPAGNNDCRIYVGNLPPDIRTKDVEDVFYKYGAIRDIDLKNRRGGPPFAFIEFEDPRDADDAVYGRDGYDYDGYRLRVEFPRSGRGSRGGFGGIGGAPRGRYGPPSRRSEYRVIVSGLPQSGSWQDLKDHMREAGDVCYADVFRDGTGVVEFVRKEDMTYAVRKLDNTKFRSHEGETAYVRVKLDGPRSPSYGKSRSPSRGSRSRSRSHSASRSRSNSRGRGSPRYSPRHSRSRSRS; this is translated from the exons ATGTCGGGTGTTGTGCGAGGCCCCGCCGGCAACAACGACTGCCGAATTTATGTCGGAAACCTCCCCCCTGATATTCGCACAAAAGACGTTGAGGACGTGTTCTACAAATACGGGGCGATACGAGATATCGATCTGAAGAACCGGCGGGGCGggccccctttcgccttcattGAATTCGAGGACCCCAG GGACGCCGATGACGCGGTCTATGGGCGAGACGGTTACGACTACGACGGATACAGGCTGCGCGTGGAGTTTCCCCGAAGCGGCAGAGGCTCGAGAGGTGGCTTCGGGGGGATCGGTGGAGCCCCCAGAGGGAGATACGGGCCTCCATCCAGACGCTCCGAGTACAGGGTCATCGTGTCAG GACTCCCTCAGAGCGGCAGCTGGCAGGACCTGAAGGACCACATGCGTGAAGCGGGCGACGTCTGCTACGCCGACGTTTTTAGAGACGGAACCGGGGTTGTAGAATTTGTGCGCAAAGAAGACATGACCTATGCCGTACGAAAGCTGGACAACACCAAATTCCGCTCGCATGAG GGAGAGACTGCTTACGTCCGTGTGAAATTAGACGGCCCCCGCAGCCCAAGTTACGGAAAATCCCGCTCCCCCAGCCGTggaagcaggagcaggagccgAAGTCACAGCGCCAGCCGCAGCCGCAGCAACTCCCGTGGCCGAGGGTCGCCCCGCTACTCGCCGCGTCACAGCCGCTCTCGCTCTCGTTCATAA
- the rskra gene encoding ribosomal protein S6 kinase-related protein, which yields MGSDISKKRKNEGPPAARRLSHGFLSNVGFSINLRPAHSAVFSRPVGPDGRPPVSKLLLFPEDTETTPPAFISVFLPEFPLRRLPARDHFQILGFIAKGSYGPILKVRDIFKEKTYAVKVLPKSNILKHGVLEQSKEEVIIQRQLKHPFIHNLQDCWQTQHHLFIMCDYCSIGDLFTYWLLRGQFGEDDVRLFAAELGSALGKCLAIRSSSCCPSALTCMKGLLKHGASCIDVVFSHLFLFLGFLHDLGIMHRDIKMENILLSDQGHLRLSDFGLARRLKRGGRAFTICGTIQYMAPEVLSGGPYNHAADWWSFGVMLFSLVTGEFPLPAESDHSTMLNKVTDFPYVLPETLSSSLILLLSELLCKNPVNRLRNLECFEMQAFFRGTSFDSLILQKMPVGVILELRTQPDWAAKAMRGLSLDYFENFDCDKILYSPELSPALTDTDSPGPDTEQNC from the exons ATGGGCAGCGACATCAGTAAAAAGAGGAAG AATGAAGGACCACCTGCTGCGCGTCGACTCAGTCATGGGTTCCTCTCAAACGTGGGGTTCTCCATCAATCTCAGACCGGCCCACTCCGCCGTGTTTTCTCGGCCGGTGGGACCGGACGGCAGGCCCCCCGTCTCCAAACTCCTCCTGTTcccagaggacacagagaccaCTCCTCCAGCTTTCATTTCCGTCTTTCTGCCTGAGTTCCCACTGCGGAGACTTCCAGCACGAGACCATTTCCAG ATCCTGGGCTTCATTGCCAAAGGCTCATATGGACCCATCTTGAAAGTGAGggacattttcaaagaaaagaCCTACGCTGTTAAG GTTCTACCAAAGTCAAATATCTTGAAGCATGGAGTCTTGGAGCAGTCAAAAGAAGAAGTCATCATTCAG CGGCAGCTCAAACACCCGTTCATCCACAATCTGCAGGACTGCTGGCAGACCCAGCACCATCTCTTCATTA TGTGTGACTACTGCAGCATCGGAGACCTGTTCACCTACTGGTTACTGAGGGGCCAGTTTGGGGAGGACGATGTCCGGCTCTTTGCTGCGGAGCTGGGCAGTGCGCTGGGCAAGTGTTTGGCTATTCGTAGCTCATCGTGTTGCCCTTCAGCATTGACCTGTATGAAAGGATTATTGAAACATGGAGCATCTTGTAttgatgttgtgttttctcatttatttctttttttaggattTCTTCATGACTTAGGCATCATGCATAGAGACATAAAG ATGGAGAACATTCTTTTAAGTGATCAAG GTCACCTTCGCCTGTCGGATTTTGGACTCGCCCGGCGACTGAAGCGAGGAGGACGAGCGTTTACAATATGTGGAACCATTCAATACATGG CTCCAGAAGTTTTAAGCGGAGGTCCGTACAACCACGCGGCCGACTGGTGGTCTTTTGGCGTTATGTTGTTCTCACTGGTGACGGGAGAG TTTCCGCTACCAGCCGAGTCGGACCACAGCACCATGTTGAACAAGGTCACAGATTTCCCTTATGTTCTACCTGAGACCTTAAGCTCTTCTTTGATCCTACTGCTCTCGGAG CTTTTGTGCAAGAATCCAGTGAATCGGCTTCGTAACCTGGAGTGTTTCGAGATGCAGGCCTTTTTTCGTGGCACTTCATTCGATTCTCTCATCCTTCAAAAGATGCCTGTTGGAGTCATCCTGGAGCTCAGGACTCAACCTGATTGGGCCGCAAAAGCAATGAGGGGCCTTTCATTGGACTACTTTGAAAACTTTGACTGTGATAAAATCCTTTATTCCCCTGAGCTGTCTCCTGCACTGACCGACACGGACTCCCCGGGCCCGGATACTGAACAGAATTGTTAA